A stretch of Rhodoferax potami DNA encodes these proteins:
- a CDS encoding tripartite tricarboxylate transporter permease, whose product MELFDNLALGFGVAFTGQNLIYAFIGCLLGTLIGVLPGIGPLATIAMLLPATYALPPVAALIMLAGIYYGAQYGGSTTAILVNLPGESSSVVTVIDGYQMARNGRAGPALAAAGLGSFFAGCVGTLILAAFAGPLTELAFKFGPAEYFSLMILGLIGAVVLASGSLLKAIAMILLGLLLGMVGTDVNSGVARYSFDIPELTDGIGFIVIAMGVFGYGEIISNLSKSAGEREIFTASVSGLLPTKQDFQRMVPAVLRGTALGSLLGILPGGGAVMAAFAAYTIEKKTKLQPGEVPFGKGNIRGVAAPEAANNAGSQTSFIPLLTLGIPPNAVMALMVGAMTIHNIQPGPQVMTANPELFWGLIASMWIGNLMLVILNLPLIGIWIKLLSVPYRWLFPSIVLFCAIGVYSTNNNTFDIWMVAIFGIIGYLFIKLGTEPAPLLLGFILGPMMEEYLRPALLLSRGDWSVFVTRPLSASLLLAALALLVVVMLPSIKAKREEAFVDD is encoded by the coding sequence ATGGAACTCTTTGACAACCTCGCCCTCGGCTTTGGCGTGGCCTTCACCGGCCAAAACCTGATTTATGCCTTCATCGGCTGTTTGCTTGGTACTTTGATCGGCGTTTTGCCCGGCATCGGACCCTTGGCGACTATCGCCATGCTTTTGCCAGCTACCTATGCGCTCCCGCCGGTAGCTGCCTTGATCATGCTGGCCGGTATTTACTACGGCGCCCAGTACGGTGGCTCAACGACAGCCATCTTGGTGAACCTGCCCGGCGAGTCTTCGTCGGTGGTGACCGTGATTGACGGTTACCAGATGGCTCGTAATGGACGCGCAGGCCCTGCACTCGCTGCAGCGGGTCTGGGTTCTTTCTTTGCCGGTTGTGTGGGCACTTTGATTCTTGCGGCCTTTGCAGGCCCCTTGACCGAGCTGGCCTTCAAGTTCGGCCCTGCCGAATACTTCAGCCTGATGATTCTGGGCTTGATTGGTGCGGTGGTGCTGGCCTCGGGCTCTTTGCTCAAGGCGATTGCCATGATTCTCTTGGGTCTCTTGCTGGGGATGGTAGGCACCGATGTGAACTCCGGTGTGGCCCGTTACAGCTTTGATATCCCTGAGCTGACTGACGGTATCGGCTTCATCGTGATCGCCATGGGCGTCTTCGGCTACGGCGAGATCATCAGCAACCTGTCCAAGAGTGCGGGTGAGCGGGAGATCTTTACCGCTTCTGTCTCCGGCCTCTTGCCGACCAAACAAGACTTCCAGCGCATGGTGCCTGCTGTTCTGCGTGGTACTGCCTTGGGCTCACTGTTGGGTATCTTGCCCGGTGGTGGTGCAGTGATGGCAGCCTTTGCGGCTTACACGATTGAGAAGAAGACCAAGCTCCAGCCCGGTGAAGTACCTTTCGGCAAGGGCAACATCCGTGGTGTAGCAGCTCCTGAAGCGGCGAACAACGCTGGCAGCCAAACCTCTTTCATTCCTCTGCTGACGCTGGGTATCCCACCCAATGCGGTGATGGCGTTGATGGTGGGTGCGATGACGATCCACAACATCCAGCCCGGACCGCAGGTGATGACAGCCAATCCGGAACTCTTCTGGGGTCTGATTGCTTCGATGTGGATCGGTAACCTGATGCTGGTGATCCTGAACCTGCCTTTGATCGGTATCTGGATCAAGCTCTTGTCCGTGCCTTACCGCTGGTTGTTCCCTTCTATCGTGCTGTTCTGTGCGATCGGTGTGTATTCGACCAACAACAACACCTTCGATATCTGGATGGTGGCGATCTTCGGGATCATTGGTTATTTGTTCATCAAGCTGGGTACTGAGCCTGCACCGCTGCTCTTGGGATTTATTCTGGGGCCGATGATGGAGGAGTATTTGCGCCCGGCGCTGTTGCTCAGCCGCGGTGACTGGAGTGTGTTTGTGACACGGCCTCTGTCTGCATCCCTGCTGCTGGCGGCTTTGGCTTTGCTTGTCGTGGTGATGCTGCCTTCCATCAAGGCTAAGCGGGAAGAGGCTTTTGTGGACGATTGA
- a CDS encoding chromate resistance protein ChrB domain-containing protein: MSWITLITSLPTENATARMRAWRALKASGAAVLKDGVYVMPERPACRLVLESVAADVLAGGGSAYVMAVQEPANASFSPLFDRSADFATLLADLPPIQALLATGDRAEATRLCRKARKAFVQVADTDFFPGEAQRQVDTALQALETVIARAAAPDEPQAFAGSITVLQRAQYQGRIWATRARPWVDRLASAWLIRRHIDPKARFMWLAQPQDCPADALGFDFDGATFSHLDGRVTFEVLLASFALEMPALQRLGALVHFLDAGGVQPPEAIGVESVLAGLRATIPNDDELLQAASAVFDALHHQFEPAHPTVSPHGN; this comes from the coding sequence ATGTCTTGGATCACCCTCATCACCAGCCTGCCTACCGAAAACGCAACCGCCCGCATGCGCGCTTGGCGTGCGCTCAAAGCCAGCGGTGCGGCAGTGCTGAAAGATGGCGTCTATGTCATGCCCGAACGCCCCGCATGCCGGCTCGTGCTGGAGTCGGTCGCCGCCGATGTGCTGGCTGGCGGCGGCAGCGCGTATGTGATGGCCGTGCAGGAGCCGGCCAATGCCAGTTTCTCCCCCCTGTTTGACCGCAGCGCCGACTTTGCCACGCTGCTGGCGGATCTGCCGCCTATTCAGGCCCTACTAGCTACGGGCGACAGGGCCGAAGCCACGCGGCTCTGTCGCAAAGCGCGCAAGGCTTTTGTCCAGGTGGCGGACACTGATTTCTTCCCAGGTGAGGCACAACGCCAAGTCGACACGGCACTGCAGGCCCTGGAAACCGTCATCGCCCGCGCAGCGGCACCAGACGAGCCCCAAGCGTTCGCTGGATCTATCACAGTGCTGCAGCGCGCGCAGTACCAAGGCCGCATTTGGGCTACACGAGCCAGGCCATGGGTAGACCGGTTGGCCAGCGCTTGGCTGATCCGACGCCATATCGACCCGAAGGCCCGCTTCATGTGGCTGGCACAGCCTCAGGACTGCCCTGCCGATGCATTGGGCTTTGATTTTGACGGCGCAACCTTCAGCCATTTAGATGGCCGCGTAACTTTTGAAGTGTTGCTTGCCAGCTTTGCGCTGGAAATGCCTGCCCTGCAACGTCTGGGCGCGCTGGTGCACTTTCTGGATGCGGGTGGCGTGCAGCCCCCTGAGGCCATCGGCGTGGAGTCCGTGCTGGCCGGCTTGCGCGCCACCATCCCCAATGACGATGAGCTGCTGCAAGCTGCCAGCGCCGTGTTTGATGCGCTTCATCACCAATTTGAACCCGCACACCCCACCGTATCCCCCCATGGCAACTGA
- a CDS encoding FAS1-like dehydratase domain-containing protein — protein MNLQDWIGRSETVDDIATATPYAALSATLDWPAPLAGQRPAPGTPLPYLWHWLYFLPMYAQSEIGADGHAKRGSFLPPVPLPRRMWAGSDFTFHAPLLVGDELRRTSTIMDVKEKSGRTGNLIFVKVRHEISRNGEGYPALTEHHNIVYRDAPKPDDVVPAPTQSPASSAWERHIVPDDVLLFRYSALTFNGHRIHYDRKYVTEVEGYPGLIVHGPLIATLLMDLLRSNKPDAVVRNFEFKAVRPTFDIHPFSVHGEPSADGKTVRLWGRDHEGFLTMDATATLA, from the coding sequence ATGAATTTGCAAGATTGGATCGGCCGCAGCGAAACCGTGGACGACATTGCCACCGCTACCCCGTATGCCGCGCTCTCCGCCACGCTGGACTGGCCTGCGCCCCTGGCAGGGCAACGCCCCGCCCCCGGCACACCGCTGCCGTACCTCTGGCATTGGCTGTATTTCCTGCCGATGTACGCCCAATCAGAAATCGGCGCCGACGGGCACGCCAAACGTGGCAGCTTTTTGCCCCCCGTGCCCCTACCCCGCCGCATGTGGGCGGGCAGCGACTTCACCTTTCACGCACCTTTGTTGGTAGGTGATGAGCTTCGCCGCACCTCCACCATCATGGATGTGAAGGAAAAGTCAGGCCGCACCGGCAACCTGATCTTTGTGAAGGTACGCCACGAGATTAGCCGCAATGGCGAGGGCTATCCGGCACTCACCGAACACCACAACATCGTGTACCGCGATGCCCCCAAGCCGGATGACGTGGTGCCCGCACCCACACAGTCCCCCGCTAGCTCTGCGTGGGAGCGCCACATCGTGCCCGACGACGTGCTCTTGTTCCGCTACTCGGCGCTGACATTCAACGGTCACCGCATTCACTATGACCGCAAATACGTCACCGAAGTCGAGGGCTACCCCGGCCTCATCGTTCATGGCCCGCTGATTGCCACCTTGCTGATGGACCTGTTGCGCAGCAACAAGCCCGATGCGGTGGTGCGCAATTTCGAATTCAAGGCCGTGCGGCCCACGTTTGACATCCACCCCTTCTCCGTACACGGAGAGCCGTCTGCAGACGGCAAGACGGTGCGCCTCTGGGGCAGAGACCACGAAGGGTTTCTGACCATGGATGCCACGGCGACGCTTGCCTGA
- a CDS encoding LysR family transcriptional regulator has protein sequence MARINFDLQQLQAFVAVAERGSFRAAADEIHLSSPALSRRIERLETILGAKLFNCTTRDVKLTPLGRTFLERARAALDDLEAAMLGISDIAGSRIGRVTVACVPSAALHFLPSVVSSFSEKFPKIRIRLMDEAAGQVVASVLAGECDFGIAFMGNQVPGVDFLPIHDDEFVLAMPRGHAMAKRRSVAWADLADEKLIAVARSSGNRQLLDDALARAGCNPSYRFEVSHIATLLGMVEAGLGMAAVPRLALPANHPMLVGVSLRQPAVSRQLGLTTLRGATLSAPSQVFYEHLRAALQAKKKPKA, from the coding sequence ATGGCACGCATCAATTTCGATTTGCAGCAACTTCAGGCTTTTGTGGCCGTGGCGGAGCGGGGCAGCTTTCGCGCAGCAGCGGACGAGATCCACCTGTCTTCTCCGGCGTTAAGCCGACGCATCGAGAGGCTGGAAACTATCCTGGGTGCCAAACTGTTTAATTGCACCACCCGCGATGTGAAGTTGACGCCGCTGGGGCGCACTTTTCTCGAGCGCGCCCGCGCGGCACTGGACGATCTGGAAGCCGCTATGCTCGGCATCTCTGACATTGCGGGAAGCCGCATAGGGCGGGTGACTGTGGCCTGCGTGCCCTCAGCAGCGCTGCATTTTTTGCCTTCGGTGGTCAGTTCATTCAGCGAGAAGTTTCCGAAGATCCGCATCCGCTTGATGGATGAGGCCGCCGGCCAAGTGGTGGCCAGTGTGCTGGCGGGTGAGTGCGACTTCGGCATCGCGTTTATGGGCAACCAGGTGCCGGGGGTGGACTTCCTGCCAATCCATGATGACGAGTTTGTGCTGGCCATGCCCCGCGGACACGCCATGGCCAAGCGCCGCTCCGTGGCGTGGGCAGATTTGGCCGATGAAAAGTTGATTGCCGTTGCGCGCAGCAGCGGCAACCGCCAGTTGCTGGACGATGCCTTGGCCCGTGCCGGCTGCAACCCCTCCTACCGCTTTGAAGTCAGCCACATTGCCACGCTGTTGGGCATGGTGGAGGCAGGTTTGGGCATGGCAGCTGTGCCACGGCTGGCTTTGCCCGCAAACCACCCCATGCTGGTGGGGGTGTCATTGCGACAGCCCGCGGTCTCCCGGCAACTGGGCCTCACTACGTTGCGTGGCGCGACCCTGAGTGCACCCTCGCAGGTGTTTTACGAGCACCTGCGCGCAGCGCTTCAGGCCAAGAAAAAGCCTAAGGCGTGA
- a CDS encoding Bug family tripartite tricarboxylate transporter substrate binding protein, protein MKNLLTATVALGALFNPLSQALAQAWPEKTITIVVPTAAGGANDAIARIIGQGLSAKLGQPVVVENKAGAGGAIASEHVAKAAPDGYTIMLGYIATHGINPALQKLKYDPVTDFEPIGMIAASPTVLVVNNNVPAKNAKELVQLIKAKPNTFNYASAGNGTAPHIAGELFRMSAALEMQGIPYKGSAPAVVDTIAGSTQLMFPSMFTAYPQVKGGKLRALGIAGEKRSIVMPELPTLAEQGIANVNMSQWYAMFAPAKTPKAVIDKLNKEMNAILTDKATEKKIEDQGAEVETGTPDQLKAFVKKEAAHWKAVVTAAKIQID, encoded by the coding sequence ATGAAGAATTTGCTCACCGCCACGGTTGCCCTTGGCGCATTGTTTAACCCGCTTTCACAGGCACTCGCCCAAGCATGGCCTGAAAAAACCATCACCATCGTGGTCCCGACGGCTGCGGGCGGCGCCAATGACGCGATTGCCCGGATCATCGGCCAAGGCCTCAGTGCCAAACTCGGCCAACCCGTAGTAGTAGAAAACAAGGCCGGTGCCGGCGGCGCCATTGCCTCTGAACATGTGGCCAAAGCTGCGCCAGACGGTTACACCATCATGCTCGGCTACATAGCTACCCATGGCATCAACCCGGCCCTGCAAAAGCTGAAGTACGACCCGGTCACTGACTTCGAGCCCATCGGCATGATTGCTGCATCCCCTACCGTACTAGTCGTGAACAACAACGTGCCGGCCAAGAACGCGAAAGAGCTGGTCCAGCTGATCAAAGCGAAACCCAACACTTTCAACTACGCGAGCGCAGGAAACGGCACCGCACCTCACATTGCAGGCGAGTTGTTCCGGATGTCCGCAGCTTTGGAAATGCAGGGCATTCCTTACAAGGGCTCTGCACCCGCCGTCGTGGACACCATTGCGGGCAGCACCCAGCTTATGTTCCCCAGCATGTTTACCGCCTACCCGCAGGTCAAGGGCGGCAAGCTGCGCGCACTGGGCATTGCCGGCGAGAAACGCTCCATCGTGATGCCGGAACTGCCCACGCTGGCGGAGCAAGGCATTGCCAACGTGAACATGTCGCAGTGGTACGCGATGTTTGCACCCGCCAAAACACCCAAGGCCGTCATCGACAAGCTCAACAAGGAGATGAACGCCATCCTGACCGACAAAGCGACCGAGAAGAAGATTGAAGACCAGGGCGCAGAAGTCGAAACAGGCACCCCAGACCAGCTCAAAGCCTTCGTCAAGAAAGAAGCTGCCCATTGGAAAGCGGTGGTGACCGCGGCCAAGATTCAAATCGATTGA
- a CDS encoding CaiB/BaiF CoA transferase family protein, whose product MQPLKGITVVTLEHAIAAPFATRQLADMGARVIKIERPGTGDFARGYDERVRGLASHFVWTNRSKESLTLDVKHVEAQKILMRLIVEEADVVVQNLAPGAAARLGLSYEALSKVKPGIIVCDISGYGSDGPYRDKKAYDLLIQSEAGFVSVTGTPDTPSKAGPSIADIAAGMYAYTNILGALMHRQQTGQGQRIDISMLEALGEWMNYPLYYAFEGATPPARTGASHATIYPYGPFAAGDGKTVMLGLQNEREWKIFCDKVLLQPQLASEERFSSNGKRSAQRAELSALILQAFSSLTAADVAQRLEEAGIANAQVNTMAEVWEHPQLKARQRWTTVETAKGTVPALIPPGSWQHGAARMDPVPALGEHTAAILGNLGYSAAQINALRTEAAV is encoded by the coding sequence ATGCAACCTCTCAAAGGCATCACCGTTGTCACGCTGGAACACGCCATTGCAGCGCCCTTTGCCACCCGACAACTGGCCGACATGGGTGCCCGTGTCATCAAAATTGAACGCCCGGGCACCGGGGACTTTGCCCGGGGTTACGACGAGCGTGTGCGTGGCCTGGCCTCGCACTTTGTCTGGACCAACCGCTCCAAAGAGAGCCTGACCTTGGACGTCAAACACGTTGAAGCGCAAAAAATCCTGATGCGCCTGATCGTCGAAGAAGCGGACGTCGTGGTGCAAAACTTGGCACCGGGCGCCGCCGCACGGCTAGGCTTGTCGTATGAGGCACTCTCCAAGGTCAAGCCCGGCATCATCGTCTGCGATATCTCCGGCTACGGCAGCGACGGCCCTTACCGCGACAAGAAGGCTTATGACCTGTTGATCCAGAGCGAAGCGGGTTTCGTATCTGTCACTGGTACGCCGGATACACCGTCCAAGGCCGGCCCATCCATTGCCGATATTGCGGCCGGCATGTATGCCTACACCAACATCCTGGGCGCACTGATGCACCGCCAGCAAACCGGCCAAGGACAACGCATCGACATTTCCATGCTCGAGGCTCTGGGCGAGTGGATGAACTACCCGCTGTACTACGCGTTCGAAGGTGCAACACCTCCTGCGCGCACCGGTGCCAGCCACGCCACCATTTACCCCTATGGCCCATTTGCCGCCGGAGATGGCAAGACCGTCATGCTCGGTCTGCAAAACGAACGGGAATGGAAGATCTTCTGTGACAAGGTTTTGCTGCAGCCCCAACTCGCCAGCGAAGAACGCTTCTCCAGCAACGGCAAGCGCAGTGCACAGCGGGCGGAACTGTCTGCCTTGATTCTGCAAGCGTTCTCCAGCCTCACAGCAGCTGACGTGGCCCAACGCTTAGAAGAAGCCGGCATCGCCAATGCACAAGTCAACACCATGGCCGAAGTGTGGGAGCACCCTCAGCTCAAAGCCCGCCAACGCTGGACGACGGTTGAAACCGCCAAAGGCACCGTCCCTGCCCTGATACCACCCGGCAGTTGGCAACACGGCGCCGCCCGCATGGACCCGGTGCCTGCATTGGGCGAGCACACCGCCGCCATTCTTGGCAACCTGGGCTACAGCGCAGCCCAGATAAACGCCCTGCGCACCGAAGCCGCAGTGTGA
- a CDS encoding tripartite tricarboxylate transporter TctB family protein — protein sequence MKIQSQKDFFAGLMFTVVGGSFAAGASQYTLGSGAKMGPGYFPLVLGVLLAIIGIAVTFTSLVVETEDGDKVGKFAWKPLFFIISANLVFGACIGGLPVIGLKPLGLIVGIYLLTYIASHAGDEHKFKEVAVLATILALLSYVAFIVLLKLQFPVWPAYFTA from the coding sequence GTGAAAATCCAAAGTCAAAAAGACTTCTTTGCCGGACTGATGTTCACGGTGGTGGGAGGCAGCTTTGCTGCCGGCGCCAGCCAGTACACGCTGGGCAGCGGAGCAAAAATGGGACCGGGCTACTTCCCCCTCGTGCTCGGAGTGCTCCTTGCCATCATTGGCATCGCAGTCACCTTCACCTCGCTGGTAGTAGAAACCGAAGACGGCGACAAGGTCGGCAAATTCGCCTGGAAGCCGCTGTTCTTCATCATCAGCGCCAACCTCGTGTTTGGAGCCTGCATCGGCGGACTGCCAGTCATTGGCTTGAAACCTCTGGGCCTGATCGTGGGCATCTACCTACTCACCTACATCGCCAGCCACGCCGGTGATGAACACAAGTTCAAGGAAGTCGCTGTGTTGGCCACCATCCTGGCGCTCCTGAGCTACGTCGCCTTCATCGTTCTCCTCAAACTGCAGTTCCCGGTCTGGCCTGCTTACTTCACCGCCTAA
- a CDS encoding glutathione S-transferase N-terminal domain-containing protein produces the protein MSSVTDLSAFPITARWPAQHPDRLQLYSLPTPNGVKVSIALEELGLPYEAHKVNFQTNDQTTPEFLSLNPNNKIPAILDPQGPGGQPLELFESGAILIYLAEKTGKLLPADPAQRYQAIQWLMWQMGGLGPMFGQLGFFHKFAGKDYEDKRPRDRYVAESKRLLAVLNQHLAGRFWMMGDDYTVADIAIFPWVRNLVGFYEAGDLVGFADFPEVARVLAAFVARPAVVRGLAIPA, from the coding sequence ATGTCATCTGTCACTGATTTATCCGCCTTTCCCATCACTGCCAGGTGGCCCGCACAACACCCGGACCGCCTGCAGCTCTACTCGCTGCCCACGCCCAACGGCGTAAAGGTGAGCATTGCGCTCGAAGAGCTGGGCCTGCCCTACGAGGCGCACAAGGTCAACTTCCAGACCAACGACCAGACCACGCCGGAGTTCTTGTCCCTCAACCCCAACAACAAAATCCCCGCCATCTTGGACCCGCAAGGCCCCGGCGGCCAGCCGTTGGAGCTGTTTGAGTCCGGCGCCATCCTGATCTACCTAGCCGAGAAAACCGGCAAGCTGCTGCCTGCCGACCCTGCGCAGCGCTACCAAGCCATTCAGTGGCTCATGTGGCAGATGGGCGGCTTGGGGCCCATGTTCGGGCAGCTGGGTTTCTTCCACAAATTCGCGGGCAAGGACTATGAAGACAAGCGCCCCCGCGACCGCTATGTGGCTGAGAGCAAGCGCCTGCTGGCGGTGCTCAACCAGCACCTCGCGGGCCGCTTCTGGATGATGGGCGACGACTACACCGTGGCCGACATTGCCATCTTCCCGTGGGTGCGCAACTTGGTGGGCTTTTACGAAGCGGGCGATCTGGTGGGCTTTGCCGACTTCCCCGAAGTGGCGCGTGTGCTGGCTGCCTTTGTGGCGCGGCCTGCGGTGGTGCGGGGGCTGGCGATTCCGGCATGA
- a CDS encoding class-II fumarase/aspartase family protein, whose product MSSTIIDSKIFTDMFSDAAMRQVWSDENRTAKYLDIERALAKVQGELGIIPREAADEIVKNCEPSQIDWVKLKAKTEQIGYPIIAVVNQINANCRDKLGEYCHWGATTQDITDTAAVLQIREALALVEADLKDISGSLAKLAKAHRDTPIIGRSNLQQATPITFGYKMASILAGIERHRERLQQLKPRVLVGEFGGASGTLSSLETGAMETQAGLMKELGLGQPLISWHTVRDNFAEVGAFLGIVGGSLGKIAMDVKLLMQTEVAEVFEPYAPGRGSSSTMPQKRNPISCLYIHANISVVRQLAASLMDAMVADHERSTGPWEIEWVAMPEIFCLMSGALKQTKFILAGLEVDAAQMRSNIDMTHGLVMSEAVMMGMGPYIGREYAHDLVYDICREALKQKRHLIELLAEHPEINKHVTREQLEGFCDPMNNLGQAGVMVDRVLNSLKD is encoded by the coding sequence ATGTCTTCCACCATCATCGACTCCAAGATCTTCACCGACATGTTCAGCGACGCCGCGATGCGCCAAGTCTGGTCGGACGAAAACCGCACGGCCAAGTACCTCGACATCGAGCGCGCCCTGGCCAAAGTGCAAGGCGAGTTGGGCATCATCCCCAGAGAAGCGGCGGACGAGATCGTGAAGAACTGCGAACCCAGCCAGATCGACTGGGTCAAGCTCAAAGCCAAAACCGAGCAGATCGGCTACCCCATCATTGCGGTGGTCAACCAGATCAACGCCAACTGCCGCGACAAGCTGGGCGAGTACTGCCACTGGGGAGCAACCACCCAAGACATCACCGACACAGCCGCCGTGCTGCAGATCCGTGAAGCTTTGGCCTTGGTCGAAGCCGACTTGAAAGACATCTCGGGTTCGCTGGCCAAGTTGGCCAAAGCGCACCGCGACACCCCCATCATCGGCCGCAGCAACCTGCAACAAGCCACCCCCATCACCTTCGGCTACAAGATGGCGAGCATCCTGGCGGGCATTGAACGCCACCGCGAGCGTTTGCAACAACTCAAGCCCCGCGTGTTGGTCGGCGAGTTCGGCGGCGCATCTGGCACCTTGTCCTCGCTGGAAACCGGCGCCATGGAAACCCAGGCCGGATTGATGAAAGAACTGGGTCTGGGCCAACCGCTGATCTCCTGGCACACCGTGCGTGACAACTTTGCAGAAGTGGGCGCCTTCCTCGGCATCGTAGGTGGCTCGCTGGGCAAGATCGCCATGGACGTGAAGCTGCTCATGCAAACCGAAGTAGCCGAAGTGTTCGAGCCCTATGCTCCCGGCCGTGGCTCGTCATCCACCATGCCGCAAAAGCGCAACCCGATTTCCTGCCTCTACATCCACGCCAACATCTCGGTGGTGCGCCAGTTGGCCGCGTCCCTGATGGACGCCATGGTGGCTGACCACGAGCGATCCACCGGCCCGTGGGAAATTGAATGGGTGGCCATGCCCGAGATCTTCTGCCTGATGTCCGGAGCACTCAAGCAAACCAAGTTCATCTTGGCCGGCCTGGAAGTGGACGCCGCCCAGATGCGTAGCAACATCGACATGACCCATGGCCTCGTCATGTCCGAAGCCGTGATGATGGGCATGGGCCCCTACATCGGCCGTGAGTACGCGCACGATCTGGTCTACGACATTTGCCGCGAAGCACTCAAGCAAAAGCGCCACCTGATTGAGCTGCTGGCTGAGCATCCCGAGATCAACAAACACGTCACCCGCGAACAGCTGGAGGGTTTCTGCGACCCCATGAACAACCTCGGTCAAGCTGGCGTGATGGTCGACCGGGTACTGAACTCTTTGAAGGACTGA
- a CDS encoding HpcH/HpaI aldolase/citrate lyase family protein, which translates to MSTPAPYTYLFVPGNRPERFAKAAASEAERVILDLEDAVAPADKAAARQAIHTWMHAASTTLPPQRLMVRINDASSEFFADDLALLRTLPACGVMLAKAERAADLQTVRDAMQADTELLALVETAAGIAACPSIASHASVTRLALGALDLMVDLNIPADSPTLTLAASQLVLASRAAGLAAPVAGVTPSVLAEHTQADMQDALRLGFGAKMCIHPAQLAGVRRALAPLPAEVDWAQEIVTAWDAAHAGKGPTGALQVQGKMVDKPVYLRAQRILDLQQFSHAAA; encoded by the coding sequence ATGAGCACGCCGGCCCCCTACACCTACCTCTTCGTTCCGGGCAATCGCCCGGAGCGCTTCGCCAAAGCGGCAGCAAGCGAGGCCGAGCGCGTCATCCTGGATCTGGAGGATGCGGTTGCGCCTGCGGACAAAGCTGCAGCACGGCAGGCGATCCACACCTGGATGCACGCCGCCTCCACCACCTTGCCACCCCAGCGGCTGATGGTGCGCATCAACGACGCTAGCAGCGAATTCTTTGCAGACGACCTGGCCCTTCTGCGCACGCTGCCGGCCTGCGGCGTCATGCTGGCAAAAGCAGAACGCGCTGCAGACCTGCAAACGGTCCGTGACGCCATGCAAGCTGACACAGAGTTGCTGGCCTTGGTGGAAACCGCAGCCGGTATCGCTGCCTGCCCATCCATCGCTAGCCACGCATCGGTCACCCGGCTCGCGCTGGGCGCGCTGGATCTGATGGTGGACCTGAACATCCCCGCCGACAGCCCTACGCTCACGCTGGCAGCCTCTCAGCTGGTGTTGGCCTCGCGGGCCGCAGGGCTCGCCGCACCGGTGGCAGGCGTTACGCCCTCGGTACTGGCCGAGCACACCCAAGCCGACATGCAAGACGCCCTGCGCCTCGGATTCGGCGCCAAGATGTGCATCCACCCCGCCCAATTAGCAGGCGTTCGCCGCGCCTTGGCTCCGCTGCCTGCGGAGGTCGATTGGGCGCAGGAAATTGTCACTGCCTGGGATGCTGCGCACGCAGGCAAGGGCCCCACGGGTGCGCTCCAGGTGCAGGGAAAGATGGTGGACAAACCTGTCTACCTGCGCGCCCAACGCATCCTGGACCTCCAACAGTTTTCACATGCGGCCGCCTGA